One genomic window of Numida meleagris isolate 19003 breed g44 Domestic line chromosome 1, NumMel1.0, whole genome shotgun sequence includes the following:
- the LOC110406385 gene encoding cytochrome c oxidase assembly factor 5, with product MPKYYEEKEEDGRACGGVREDLRQCLLESPCVLQENKSPKQCLREGHCKSLQLTFFACKRSMLDARTRFRGRKGY from the exons ATGCCCAAGTACTAcgaggaaaaggaggaggacgGGCGGGCCTGCGGCGGGGTGCGGGAGGACTTGCGGCAGTGCCTGCTGGAGAGCCCCTGCGTCCTGCAG gaaaacaaaagcccCAAGCAATGCTTGAGGGAGGGGCACTGTAAAAGTTTGCAGCTCACCTTTTTTGCGTGCAAAAGATCGATG TTGGATGCCAGGACAAGattcagaggaaggaagggataCTGA
- the UNC50 gene encoding protein unc-50 homolog — MLPTTSAGARGQGNGALGPRDAARHTAGAKRHKYLRRLLHVRQMDFEFALWQMLYLFTSPQRVYRNFHYRKQTKDQWARDDPAFLVLLSVWLCVSTVGFGFVLDMGFFETIKLLLWVVFIDCVGVGLLIATLMWFISNKYLVKQQNRDYDVEWGYAFDVHLNAFYPLLVILHFIQLFFINYVIIPNSVIGYFVGNTLWLIAIGYYIYVTFLGYSALPFLKNTAILLYPFALLIVLYLISLACGWNFTKMLCSFYKYRVK, encoded by the exons ATGCTGCCCACCACCTCCGCGGGCGCCCGCGGTCAGGGCAACGGCGCGCTCGGCCCCCGCGATGCGGCGCGGCACACGGCCGGAGCCAAGCGACACAAGTACCTGCGGCGGCTGCTGCACGTGCGGCAGATGGACTTCGAGTTCGCGCTGTGGCAGATGCTCTACCTGTTCACCTCCCCGCAGCGGGTCTACCGGAACTTCCACTACCGGAAGCAGACCAAGGACCAGTGGGCCCGGGACGACCCCGCCttcctggtgctgctcagcGTGTGGCTCTGCG tgtcTACTGTAGGATTTGGATTTGTGCTGGACATGGGTTTTTTTGAAACAataaagctgctgctttgggttGTATTCATAGACTGTGTAGGTGTTGGTCTCCTGATAGCAACGCTGATGTG GTTCATTTCTAACAAGTACTTGGTAAAGCAACAGAACAGAGACTATGATGTGGAGTGGGGATATGCCTTTGACGTTCATCTGAATGCTTTCTATCCACTCCTggtcattttgcattttatccagctgtttttcatcaact ATGTCATCATACCAAATTCCGTCATTGGATATTTTGTTGGGAACACATTATGGCTGATTGCAATTGGCTATTATATCTATGTGACATTCCTTGGATACAGTG caCTGCCCTTTCTGAAGAACACAGCTATCCTTCTGTATCCATTTGCACTTCTCATCGTGCTCTATTTGATCTCATTAGCATGCGGATGGAACTTCACCAAGATGCTTTGTTCCTTTTATAAGTACAGagtgaaataa